A window from Pseudoliparis swirei isolate HS2019 ecotype Mariana Trench chromosome 17, NWPU_hadal_v1, whole genome shotgun sequence encodes these proteins:
- the LOC130207483 gene encoding metal transporter CNNM1 gives MSFSSSFSMMAADAVDALCCILHPHQLSLLFLTVTLSSLPPATAALLGVRPEDTQSGKLSVQDGVLRAVEGTRFILRVYYSASPAMEHPNSLNMSRRPDAAPAAPWIAFIEEPGGDGGDSGDTEGQLLPRGNPCEEESARSSDIELLGSFRSASSHNSVLVELLAKDLRKGELIKYYSMCAFDGVKWEHFSTKDFWLAVAERPPEVDVWLQAGVSVLLLGLSALCSGLNISMLALDPVELRVLQNSGTEKEQKYARKIESVRKHGNYILCTVVLGNVLTNTCFVVWMCQILGLTALSTASCTLGIFFIGEILPHSMASRHSLAIASKTLCATRLLMLVFFPIAYPVSKILDILLHQEISSFYTREKLLAMLRVTDPYHDLVKEELNIIQGALELRTKTAEDVLTPLSDCYMVSSDATLDFCTMSDMMQSGFTRIPVYENERSNVVDILFVKDLAFVDPDDCTPLKTITQFYKHPMHCVFNDTKLDVMLEEFKRGKSHLAVVHRVNSEGDGDPFYEVMGIVTLEDVIEEIIKSEIVDETDLFTDNRNKRRVSNHERKQQDFSIFKLAENELKVKISPQLLLATHRFLTTEVEPFRQCHLSEKILLRLIKHPNIVQELKFNPKNKHAPQHYLFQRNKPVDYFVLILQGRVEVDIGKEGLRCENGAFSYYGMPALIMPLPIGPRYSSRGSGLNQSDSFLSGGSMGQLTAGGGVYLPDYSVRQLTDLQIIKITRIHYQNALMATRMDSSPQTPDPVDPDAKGRPGVPETRSHSIALPLTHTHTRLGLARLAHLHPHGGLRNTSQLNKRNRIVRSKSDGQRSPNDTVFLRLDEIPYIREDRPESYGENDVPKESQPSTSPFISSLSLSSSEENIGKKLLRKLSNKRRKRSQDGEKSLEEGSEQPPVTS, from the exons ATGTCCTTCAGCAGTTCATTCAGCATGATGGCTGCTGATGCTGTGGATGCTCTCTGCTGCATTCTGCATCCACACCagctttctcttctctttctcaccgtcaccctctcctctctacctcccgcGACAGCAGCACTGCTCGGCGTCCGGCCGGAGGACACCCAGAGCGGAAAGCTGTCCGTGCAGGATGGAGTACTGCGGGCGGTCGAGGGCACTCGCTTCATACTGAGGGTGTACTACTCCGCATCTCCCGCTATGGAGCATCCCAACAGCCTGAACATGAGCCGCAGACCCGACGCCGCTCCCGCCGCTCCGTGGATCGCGTTCATAGAGGAACCGGGCGGGGACGGTGGGGACAGCGGGGACACGGAGGGGCAGCTCTTGCCCAGAGGGAATCCCTGCGAAGAAGAGAGTGCCCGGAGCTCCGACATCGAGCTGCTGGGCTCTTTCAGATCGGCCTCAAGTCACAACTCAGTTCTTGTGGAGCTACTCGCGAAGGACCTGCGCAAAGGCGAGCTGATCAAATACTACTCCATGTGCGCGTTTGATGGAGTGAAGTGGGAACACTTCAGCACCAAAGACTTCTGGTTGGCGGTGGCAGAGAGACCTCCAGAGGTAGATGTCTGGCTCCAGGCAGGTGTGTCGGTGCTCTTGTTGGGACTGTCTGCGCTCTGCAGCGGTCTGAACATAAGCATGCTGGCCCTGGACCCCGTGGAGCTGCGGGTCCTGCAAAACAGCGGCACAGAGAAGGAGCAGAAATACGCACGGAAGATAGAGTCGGTGCGTAAACATGGAAACTACATCCTTTGCACTGTGGTGCTTGGCAACGTGCTTACAAATACATGCTTTGTAGTGTGGATGTGCCAGATTTTAGGATTGACTGCTCTCTCAACTGCCTCTTGTACTTTGGGGATATTCTTCATTGGTGAGATCTTACCTCACTCAATGGCGTCCAGGCACAGTCTCGCCATCGCCTCCAAGACCCTCTGTGCGACCCGCCTGCTGATGCTGGTGTTCTTCCCCATCGCCTACCCAGTCTCAAAGATTCTGGACATCCTGCTGCACCAAGAGATCAGCAGCTTCTACACCAGGGAGAAGTTGTTGGCCATGCTACGCGTCACCGATCCGTACCACGACCTGGTCAAAGAGGAGCTCAACATCATCCAGGGAGCCCTGGAGCTGAGGACCAAGACCGCTGAGGACGTGCTGACCCCACTGTCAGACTGCTACATGGTGTCCTCGGACGCAACGCTGGATTTCTGCACCATGTCGGACATGATGCAGAGCGGTTTCACCCGGATTCCGGTCTACGAGAACGAGAGGTCCAACGTCGTGGACATCCTGTTTGTCAAAGACTTGGCCTTCGTGGATCCTGACGATTGCACCCCCCTAAAAACAATCACTCAGTTTTACAAGCATCCCATGCACTGCGTGTTCAATGACACCAAGCTggatgtgatgctggaggaatTTAAGAGAG GCAAGTCCCACCTGGCCGTGGTGCACAGGGTGAACAGCGAAGGTGACGGAGACCCCTTCTATGAAGTGATGGGCATCGTCACACTGGAGGACGTCATAGAAGAGATCATCAAGTCGGAGATTGTGGATGAGACAGACCTGTTTA cTGATAATAGGAACAAACGACGTGTGTCCAACCACGAGAGGAAACAGCAGGATTTCTCCATCTTCAAACTGGCAGAAAATGAGCTGAAGGTGAAAATCTCGCCCCAGTTGCTGCTCGCAACACACCGCTTCTTGACAACAG AGGTGGAGCCCTTTAGGCAGTGCCACCTGTCAGAGAAGATCTTGCTGCGTCTCATCAAACATCCCAACATTGTGCAGGAACTCAAGTTCAACCCCAAGAACAAACACGCTCCTCAACACTACCTCTTCCAGAGAAACAAACCTGTGGACTACTTTGTCCTCATTCTGCAG GGACGGGTGGAGGTAGATATAGGAAAGGAGGGGCTTCGCTGTGAAAATGGAGCGTTTTCCTATTATGGCATGCCAGCACTCATCATGCCCTTGCCTATTG GTCCGAGGTATAGTTCCCGAGGCAGTGGTCTGAACCAATCAGATTCATTCCTGAGTGGAGGCAGCATGGGACAGCTCACTGCAGGAGGAGGGGTCTACTTACCAGACTACTCCGTCCGACAGCTCACAGACCTGCAGATCATTAAG ATCACCAGGATCCACTACCAGAACGCCCTCATGGCCACCCGGATGGACAGCTCCCCTCAGACACCAGACCCGGTGGATCCTGATGCTAAAGGGAGGCCTGGGGTCCCAGAGACCCGCTCACACAGCATCgccctccctctcacacacacacacactcgtctggGGCTGGCACGCCTTGCACATCTCCATCCCCACGGTGGCCTTCGCAACACCTCCCAGCTCAATAAAAGAAACCGTATTGTCC GCAGCAAATCTGATGGGCAGAGGAGTCCAAATGATACGGTGTTCCTCCGCCTGGATGAGATTCCCTACATCCGTGAGGACCGGCCGGAAAGTTATGGAGAGAATG ACGTGCCTAAGGAGTCTCaaccctccacctctcccttcatcagctctctgtctctgtccagcTCGGAGGAGAACATTGGGAAGAAGCTGTTGCGTAAATTGA gtaacaagaggaggaaaaggtcTCAGGATGGAGAAAAGAGTTTGGAGGAAGGTTCAGAGCAACCGCCAGTGACGAGCTAG
- the got1 gene encoding aspartate aminotransferase, cytoplasmic, which yields MSVFCDVPQTAPVAVFKLSQDFNNDQFPNKVNLGVGAYRTDEGQPWVLPVVKKVEQIIVHDDSLNHEYLPILGLPEFRSSASKIVLGEDSPAVQENRVGAVQCLGGTGALKIGAEFLRRFYNGNKNSKTPVYVSAPTWENHNAVFANAGFEDVRPYKYWDAVKRGLDFAGFLGDLESCPEHSVFVLHACAHNPTGTDPTQEQWMQIAEMMMRRKLFAFFDSAYQGFGSGNLDKDAWAVRYFVSMGFEMFCAQSFSKNFGLYNERVGNLTIVAHDADNLKRVLSQMEMIVRTTWSNPPSQGARIVAITLNSPELFPEWKDNVKTMAGRILLMRAQLKTKLQALGTPGTWDHITEQIGMFSFTGLNPNQVEYVVKERHIYLMASGRINMCGLNSKNIEYVAESIHEAVTKVQ from the exons atgTCGGTGTTTTGTGACGTCCCACAAACAGCCCCAGTAGCTGTCTTCAAGCTGTCACAGGATTTCAATAACGACCAATTCCCCAATAAGGTGAACCTCGGAGTGGGAG CCTACCGGACAGATGAGGGTCAGCCGTGGGTTTTGCCAGTAGTTAAAAAAGTTGAACAAATCATTGTGCATGATGACAGCCTAAACCACGAGTACCTGCCCATCCTAGGCCTGCCTGAGTTCAGATCCTCGGCTTCTAAGATTGTACTGGGAGAAGACAGTCCTGCAGTCCAGGAGAACAGG GTGGGGGCTGTCCAATGTCTGGGGGGTACAGGTGCTTTGAAAATAGGCGCAGAATTTCTCCGTCGTTTCTACAATGGAAACAAAAACAGCAAAACACCCGTCTATGTGTCCGCGCCTACCTGGG AAAATCACAATGCTGTGTTCGCCAATGCTGGCTTTGAGGATGTCCGTCCCTACAAGTACTGGGACGCAGTGAAGAGGGGCCTTGATTTTGCGGGTTTCCTTGGAGACCTGGAG AGTTGTCCAGAGCACTCTGTCTTTGTCCTGCATGCTTGTGCCCATAATCCAACTGGCACAGACCCCACACAAGAGCAATGGATGCAGATTGCAGAAATGATGATG AGGAGGAAGCTGTTTGCGTTCTTTGACTCTGCCTATCAGGGATTCGGCTCAGGCAATCTGGATAAAGATGCGTGGGCGGTCCGCTACTTTGTCTCCATGGGCTTTGAAATGTTCTGTGCCCAGTCGTTCTCCAAGAACTTTGGCCTCTACA ATGAGCGTGTGGGCAACCTGACCATTGTGGCTCATGATGCAGACAACCTGAAGCGGGTTCTGTCCCAGATGGAGATGATTGTCCGGACCACTTGGTCCAACCCACCGTCTCAGGGAGCTCGCATTGTTGCCATCACTCTCAATTCACCTGAGCTCTTTCCTGAATG GAAAGACAATGTGAAGACCATGGCTGGCAGGATTTTGTTGATGAGGGCTCAGCTGAAGACTAAGCTCCAAGCTCTGGGGACACCGGGCACCTGGGACCACATCACAGAGCAGATTGGCATGTTCAGCTTCACAGGCCTCAACC CCAATCAAGTGGAGTATGTTGTGAAGGAGAGACACATCTACTTAATGGCCAGTGGTCGCATCAACATGTGCGGCTTGAACAGCAAGAACATTGAATACGTGGCTGAGTCAATCCATGAGGCTGTCACCAAGGTCCAGTAG